A single Archocentrus centrarchus isolate MPI-CPG fArcCen1 unplaced genomic scaffold, fArcCen1 scaffold_106_ctg1_1, whole genome shotgun sequence DNA region contains:
- the LOC115775342 gene encoding uncharacterized protein LOC115775342 isoform X1, producing MYLIKSLQKEEAAGIAMAERHSKDSLQSFVQYALGFPEIKSLQDYEASRVSAAAEVSSEDDQLVGFGLPSKSTRKEIWDGRGDGYAAFIMEKSCIQGTRMYKLQQYLRKKHQSASATTRTSTKPIGMDDDKELEEAMLSVSPEKLEADSLVTVPTAAAAAEVPTPRVPSGAKTAPSAALSIPPSDTTTELQASSADGAALKDEKSKVPVPVPKELSFLLKETTDQTQGPESNPGPSTSVACTSVRKALTFEDSNEDAPSAQPAIPVPVAGYEHELSTWNCSQHQKLWMKTELQDLGLWPGSRPVRNPGNTISLWRLPPQPELIDTVAELPSPNFFQLHPFFLWKPESSIMARLRNNYTLPCLRACALPRVVSAGVGRPRVIVGTSGQYYILSSRLCCRACRRNWFADNPRWLEKLPNRFTNLLPAFLTYKKAICKSVMDELRRTGKPPADMANQVNELMHLKFRRAHLAYLHAIESVWDSVNKLFFTRTSTQCSL from the exons ATGTATCTGATCAAAAGTCTCCAGAAGGAAGAGGCTGCAGGGATCGCCATGGCTGAAAGGCATAGTAAGGATAGCCTGCAGTCATTCGTACAGTATGCCCTCGGTTTTCCGGAGATAAAGTCTCTTCAGGATTATGAGGCCAGCAGAGTGAGTGCTGCAGCAGAAGTCTCCTCTGAAGATGATCAGCTTGTTGGCTTTGGCTTACCATCTAAGAGCACACGGAAGGAGATTTGGGATGGCAGAGGTGATGGCTACGCGGCCTTTATCATGGAAAAGAGCTGCATTCAAGGAACACGGATGTATAAGCTGCAGCAGTACTTGCGCAAGAAGCATCAGTCTGCCTCAGCTACCACAAGGACCTCCACCAAACCCATTG GAATGGATGATGACAAAGAGTTGGAGGAGGCAATGCTGAGTGTCTCACCTGAAAAACTTGAAGCCGACAGCT TAGTTACTgtgccaacagcagcagcagcagcagaagtacCCACACCCAGAGTGCCTTCAGGAGCAAAGACAG CTCCCTCTGCGGCACTGTCCATACCCCCTTCCGACACAACTACTGAACTTCaagcatcatcagctgatg GTGCAGCCTTAAAAGATGAGAAGAGCAAGGTTCCTGTGCCTGTACCAAAGGAGCTGTCGTTTCTACTGAAGGAGACCACAGATCAAACACAAGGGCCTGAGTCAAATCCAG GGCCCAGCACAAGTGTTGCTTGCACATCTGTGCGCAAAGCTCTCACTTTTGAAGACAGcaatgaagatg ctccTTCAGCTCAGCCAGCCATTCCTGTTCCAGTGGCTGGTTATGAGCATGAGCTGAGTACCTGGAACTGCTCACAACACCAGAAGCTGTGGATGAAGACCGAGCTGCAAGATCTGGGGCTGTGGCCTGGGTCTCGACCAGTGCGTAACCCAGGAAACACAATTTCACTCTGGCGTCTCCCTCCACAACCTGAGCTCATAGatactgtggctgagctcccgTCACCAAATTTTTTCCAGCTCCACCCCTTCTTCCTATGGAAACCTGAGAGCAGCATCATGGCCAGGTTGAGGAACAATTATACCTTGCCATGTTTGCGTGCTTGTGCTCTTCCACGTGTGGTCTCTGCTGGTGTGGGCAGGCCTCGAGTGATTGTTGGCACCAGTGGTCAGTATTACATCCTGTCCTCACGACTCTGCTGCAGGGCTTGTCGCAGGAACTGGTTTGCTGACAATCCACGATGGCTGGAGAAACTGCCAAATAGGTTTACCAACCTTCTCCCAGCCTTTCTAACTTACAAAAAGGCCATCTGCAAGTCTGTAATGGATGAGCTGAGGCGCACTGGCAAACCTCCAGCAGACATGGCAAACCAGGTGAACGAACTCATGCATCTTAAGTTTAGACGAGCTCACCTGGCATACCTGCATGCCATAGAATCTGTCTGGGATTCTGTAAATAAGTTATTTTTTACAAGAACATCAACACAGTGTTCACTTTGA
- the LOC115775342 gene encoding uncharacterized protein LOC115775342 isoform X2, whose product MYLIKSLQKEEAAGIAMAERHSKDSLQSFVQYALGFPEIKSLQDYEASRVSAAAEVSSEDDQLVGFGLPSKSTRKEIWDGRGDGYAAFIMEKSCIQGTRMYKLQQYLRKKHQSASATTRTSTKPIGMDDDKELEEAMLSVSPEKLEADSFTVPTAAAAAEVPTPRVPSGAKTAPSAALSIPPSDTTTELQASSADGAALKDEKSKVPVPVPKELSFLLKETTDQTQGPESNPGPSTSVACTSVRKALTFEDSNEDAPSAQPAIPVPVAGYEHELSTWNCSQHQKLWMKTELQDLGLWPGSRPVRNPGNTISLWRLPPQPELIDTVAELPSPNFFQLHPFFLWKPESSIMARLRNNYTLPCLRACALPRVVSAGVGRPRVIVGTSGQYYILSSRLCCRACRRNWFADNPRWLEKLPNRFTNLLPAFLTYKKAICKSVMDELRRTGKPPADMANQVNELMHLKFRRAHLAYLHAIESVWDSVNKLFFTRTSTQCSL is encoded by the exons ATGTATCTGATCAAAAGTCTCCAGAAGGAAGAGGCTGCAGGGATCGCCATGGCTGAAAGGCATAGTAAGGATAGCCTGCAGTCATTCGTACAGTATGCCCTCGGTTTTCCGGAGATAAAGTCTCTTCAGGATTATGAGGCCAGCAGAGTGAGTGCTGCAGCAGAAGTCTCCTCTGAAGATGATCAGCTTGTTGGCTTTGGCTTACCATCTAAGAGCACACGGAAGGAGATTTGGGATGGCAGAGGTGATGGCTACGCGGCCTTTATCATGGAAAAGAGCTGCATTCAAGGAACACGGATGTATAAGCTGCAGCAGTACTTGCGCAAGAAGCATCAGTCTGCCTCAGCTACCACAAGGACCTCCACCAAACCCATTG GAATGGATGATGACAAAGAGTTGGAGGAGGCAATGCTGAGTGTCTCACCTGAAAAACTTGAAGCCGACAGCT TTACTgtgccaacagcagcagcagcagcagaagtacCCACACCCAGAGTGCCTTCAGGAGCAAAGACAG CTCCCTCTGCGGCACTGTCCATACCCCCTTCCGACACAACTACTGAACTTCaagcatcatcagctgatg GTGCAGCCTTAAAAGATGAGAAGAGCAAGGTTCCTGTGCCTGTACCAAAGGAGCTGTCGTTTCTACTGAAGGAGACCACAGATCAAACACAAGGGCCTGAGTCAAATCCAG GGCCCAGCACAAGTGTTGCTTGCACATCTGTGCGCAAAGCTCTCACTTTTGAAGACAGcaatgaagatg ctccTTCAGCTCAGCCAGCCATTCCTGTTCCAGTGGCTGGTTATGAGCATGAGCTGAGTACCTGGAACTGCTCACAACACCAGAAGCTGTGGATGAAGACCGAGCTGCAAGATCTGGGGCTGTGGCCTGGGTCTCGACCAGTGCGTAACCCAGGAAACACAATTTCACTCTGGCGTCTCCCTCCACAACCTGAGCTCATAGatactgtggctgagctcccgTCACCAAATTTTTTCCAGCTCCACCCCTTCTTCCTATGGAAACCTGAGAGCAGCATCATGGCCAGGTTGAGGAACAATTATACCTTGCCATGTTTGCGTGCTTGTGCTCTTCCACGTGTGGTCTCTGCTGGTGTGGGCAGGCCTCGAGTGATTGTTGGCACCAGTGGTCAGTATTACATCCTGTCCTCACGACTCTGCTGCAGGGCTTGTCGCAGGAACTGGTTTGCTGACAATCCACGATGGCTGGAGAAACTGCCAAATAGGTTTACCAACCTTCTCCCAGCCTTTCTAACTTACAAAAAGGCCATCTGCAAGTCTGTAATGGATGAGCTGAGGCGCACTGGCAAACCTCCAGCAGACATGGCAAACCAGGTGAACGAACTCATGCATCTTAAGTTTAGACGAGCTCACCTGGCATACCTGCATGCCATAGAATCTGTCTGGGATTCTGTAAATAAGTTATTTTTTACAAGAACATCAACACAGTGTTCACTTTGA
- the LOC115775340 gene encoding interleukin-1 receptor type 1-like, whose amino-acid sequence MDAGPGLVGWPPLRGSGCGVWGPGAWDCPTPCWVPPYTGGAQLCLGMLMLLGCVALVVQRTARVFWYHRHKIVCLFLCWFLSSRTPSHCYRQAAKLVVEERLPGECGRPRKALQELTKGANDSLSCPLGDHINKLRSYNITSSIKWYRDCEPIEDGTNIYEYWDTKLKMNHVELQHKGTYTCTLTFTLDGIKGSVSETIDATVTEEYSLIPHVHEPTNEVVKAQRGFNFSKRCLVFVPGDGKPSVDILWLAREDFIETNTSHRVHMLDQRMLPNDGPINIFI is encoded by the exons ATGGATGCTGGCCCTGGGCTAGTTGGCTGGCCTCCCCTGCGGGGATCTGGGTGTGGagtctggggccctggtgcctGGGATTGTCCTACTCCGTGCTGGGTCCCTCCCTACACTGGGGGTGCCCAGTTATGCCTGGGCATGCTGATGTTACTGGGATGTGTGGCCTTGGTTGTTCAGCGTACAGCCCGGGTCttctgg TATCACAGACACAAGATTGTGTGCTTGTTTCTGTGTTGGTTTTTATCTTCcag GACTCCTTCTCACTGCTATAGGCAGGCCGCCAAGCTGGTAGTAGAGGAAAGACTTCCAGGAGAATGTGGAAGGCCGAGGAAAGCTTTACAAGAACTTACAAAAGGAGCCAACGACAGCCTGAGCTGCCCTCTGGGGGACCATATCAATAAGCTGAGAAGCTACAACATCACTTCCTCCATCAAGTGGTACAGA GACTGTGAGCCCATAGAGGATGGGACAAACATCTACGAGTATTGGGACaccaaactgaaaatgaatcatGTGGAACTTCAACATAAAGGCACCTACACCTGTACTCTAACATTCACCCTCGATGGCATCAAAGGATCTGTGTCAGAGACCATTGATGCAACGGTCACAG AGGAGTACTCTTTGATTCCACACGTGCATGAACCCACCAATGAAGTAGTCAAAGCACAGAGGG GGTTCAACTTCAGTAAAAGGTGTCTGGTGTTTGTGCCGGGTGACGGGAAGCCTTCTGTTGATATCTTGTGGTTGGCCAGAGAGGATTTCATTGAGACTAACACCTCTCACCGCGTCCACATGTTAGATCAACG TATGCTGCCCAATGATGGTCCTatcaatatatttatataa
- the LOC115775341 gene encoding uncharacterized protein LOC115775341: MDAGPGLVGWPPLRGSGCGVWGPGAWDCPTPCWVPPYTGGAQLCLGMLMLLGCVALVVQRTARVFWYHRHKIVCLFLCWFLSSRTPSHCYRQAAKLVVEERLPGECGRPRKALQELTKGANDSLSCPLGDHINKLRSYNITSSIKWYRDCEPIEDGTNIYEYWDTKLKMNHVELQHKGTYTCTLTFTLDGIKGSVSETIDATVTEEYSLIPHVHEPTNEVVKAQRGFNFSKRCLVFVPGDGKPSVDILWLAREDFIETNTSHRVHMLDQRMLPNDGPIKGAWLERLLMFSELQEEDLYTNYTCRVYSDRGFPERYFSLQPAGDLR, encoded by the exons ATGGATGCTGGCCCTGGGCTAGTTGGCTGGCCTCCCCTGCGGGGATCTGGGTGTGGagtctggggccctggtgcctGGGATTGTCCTACTCCTTGCTGGGTCCCTCCCTACACTGGGGGTGCCCAGTTATGCCTGGGCATGCTGATGTTACTGGGATGTGTGGCCTTGGTTGTTCAGCGTACAGCCCGGGTCttctgg TATCACAGACACAAGATTGTGTGCTTGTTTCTGTGTTGGTTTTTATCTTCcag GACTCCTTCTCACTGCTATAGGCAGGCCGCCAAGCTGGTAGTAGAGGAAAGACTTCCAGGAGAATGTGGAAGGCCGAGGAAAGCTTTACAAGAACTTACAAAAGGAGCCAACGACAGCCTGAGCTGCCCTCTGGGGGACCATATCAATAAGCTGAGAAGCTACAACATCACTTCCTCCATCAAGTGGTACAGA GACTGTGAGCCCATAGAGGATGGGACAAACATCTACGAGTATTGGGACaccaaactgaaaatgaatcatGTGGAACTTCAACATAAAGGCACCTACACCTGTACTCTAACATTCACCCTCGATGGCATCAAAGGATCTGTGTCAGAGACCATTGATGCAACGGTCACAG AGGAGTACTCTTTGATTCCACACGTGCATGAACCCACCAATGAAGTAGTCAAAGCACAGAGGG GGTTCAACTTCAGTAAAAGGTGTCTGGTGTTTGTGCCGGGTGACGGGAAGCCTTCTGTTGATATCTTGTGGTTGGCCAGAGAGGATTTCATTGAGACTAACACCTCTCACCGCGTCCACATGTTAGATCAACG TATGCTGCCCAATGATGGTCCTATCAAAGGCGCGTGGTTAGAGCGACTGCTGATGTTTtctgagctgcaggaggaggactTGTACACCAACTACACCTGTCGTGTGTACAGTGACAGGGGCTTTCCTGAGAGATATTTTAGTCTGCAACCAGCAG GAGACCTTCGCTAA